In Candidatus Defluviilinea gracilis, the genomic window TTGGTCGCACTCGACGACCACACCCTGCAAGTGACCATCGACGCGCCCAAGCCGTACTTCCTCTTGAAACTCACCTACGCCACCGCCTTTGTGTTAGACAAGGAAAATGTGGAAAGCGGCGAGGAATGGTATCGCGCCCCAAACGGGACGGGACCCTATCGCCTCGCCGAATGGCGCAGGTTCGAGATCATGGTTTATGAAGCCAACCGGGATTTTTACCTCGGCGCGCCCAGCATCCCCTACGTGGTTATTCAACTCTACTCCGGCGACGATCAGCGCTTGTATGAAACCGGCGAAGTGGATATCGCCGGCGTGTATTCCATCGAACGGTTCACCGACCCATCCGAACCGCTTCACAACGAACTGTTGACCGGCGTTTCGCTTTGCACCGGCTACGTGAACTTCGATTCCACCCGCCCGCCGTTCGACGATCCCAAAGTCCGGCAGGCGTTCACCATGGCGTTCGACCGCCAAAAATTCATCGACGTGGTCATGAATCAACGCGCCCTGCCGGCAAAAGGACTCTACCCGCCCGCCCTGCCGGGGTACAGCCTTTCGCTCAAAGCCTTGCCCTACGATCCCGAACGCGCGCGTCAACTGCTGGCTGAATCGAAATATGGCGGACCCGACGGCTTGCCTCCCATCGTCTACACGGATGGCGGCACCGGCACGTATATCAATTCCGATGTTGCCGCATTGGCTGAAATGTGGGAACAAAACCTCGGCGTCACGATCACCATTGAGAACCTCGAACCGAACTTCTTCACCGAGCAGATCTATGCCGGCAATCACGGTCAACTCTTCAGCGGCGGATGGTGCGCCGATTACCCCGACCCTGAAAACTTTGCCGATGTGCTCTTCCACACCGGCTCGCAACAAAACGGCGGCGGATATTCCAACCCGCAACTGGATGCCCTCCTCGAGCAAGCGCGCACCGAACGCGATGTGGCAACCCGCATCGCCCTCTATCAGCAAGCCGAGCAGATCATCGTGGACGATGCCGCCGCGCTATTCACCGCGCATTATCTTTCGTATCAATTGGTCAAGCCCTACGTAAAGGGCTACGTCTACACCCCCATCGACATTCCCATCGAACGATATATGTGGTTGGATGGGAAATAAAAGAATTCACCGCGAAGCCCGCAAAGAACGCGAAGTTTAATTGTTTTTCTTTGCGGGCTTCGCGTTCTTGGCGATAAAAAATTTAAGGACGCGCCTCCACCACAAACTCAACCCGCGCGATTCGCCCTCCCACGCTCGATACGAAAAAATTAAATGACAGACTCCCGCCGGGCGGAAGGCTCGTAACCGATTCCCAACGGCGGACGCCAACCACGCGTCCCGCGTCATCGTACGCCACCGCCGCCACCCACACCTGATTCGCCGTAGCCGCCTGACTCTGCGACAAGACCATGCCACTCACCTGCGCGCTATGCCCTTCCGCGCTCACCTGCGCCAACGCATTGTTGACCGTGGCTGGCAGATAACGCGCATCGCCTGCCTGCAAACGGATCGCGGTCAACACTTGCGTTTGAGGTTGCGCGTCGAACGGAACATCGGGAGGAAAGAACACCGCCATCGGCGCGGATGCGTTCGGCGGCAAAATGTTCAATACGAGCCAGGCGGTTTGAGAGGCAACGACCGCATTCTTTGAATCGACCAGCGTCACTTGCGCGCTGAGATTTTCCAGCATGTCATTCGAATCATTACGGGCGAGCACAAAACACCACATTCCTTTATCGACGGTCGGGTAACATTCGATCTGCGAAACGATGAACGGCGCGGGCGTGGGCGTGGAGTCTCCGGATGGGTTTTCGGGGTTGCTCGGTATTTTGATCACGAGTCCCACCGACATGGAATTTGCGTCGATCTCTGGATTCGCCGCTTGCAAATCATCCAACGACAGGTTGAATTTTTCGGCAATCGCGCCCAACGTATCGCCTGTTTGAACGGTGTACGTGAAAGGCGTCGGGCTGGGAAGCGGCGTGGTGAGCGGGACCAGCCCCACTGGCGTTTGAAGCGGAATCGAGGTGGAAGTCAAAAATGGAGTGAGAGGCATCGGCTGGGGAGTCGAATCCATTGGTTGAGGCGCGCAGGCAGTCAATAAAAGGAAAGAAGAAAGCGCCGCCCTGAGCACGATCGAGGGGATGGTTCTTTGCATGAGGAGATTATAATAGACGGATATTTGTTCATCCCGCAGTTGAACGGCGGGATGTTCCAGAGGAGATAACAATGAACTATCGTCATTTGGGTCGCACGGGGATTCGCGTGAGTGAACTATCGCTTGGGTCGTGGGTCACGTTCAAAAATCAAGTGGATGTGGACGCGGCGGTCGAGTTGATGGCGGCGGCGTACGACGCGGGCGTGAACTTTTTCGACAACGCGGAAACGTATGCGCACGGCAAATCGGAAGAGGTGATGGGCGCGGCGTTAAAACGCTTGAATTGGCGGCGCGGCAGTTATCTTGTAACGACCAAGTTCTTTTGGGGCATCCACAACAATGTGAACGAGCGGAACACGTTGAACCGCAAACGGTTGATCGAGGGCATCAACGGCTCGCTTTCGCGTTTGCAACAGGAGTATGTGGATGTGATCTATTGTCACCGCGCCGACAAGACCACGCCCATCGAGGAAACGGTGTGGGCGATGCACAACATCATCGAGTGGGGGAAAGCGATGTATTGGGGCACATCGGAATGGAGACCGGACGAGATCGTCGCGGCGATCAATATCGCGGAGAAGCATCACCTGCACAAGCCGATCACCGAACAACCCGAATACAACTTGTTCGCGCGCAACCGCTTCGAAAAGGAATATGCGCGCGTGTTTCAGGATTACGGCTATGGCACGACGATCTGGAGTCCGCTGGCTTCGGGGATGCTGACGGGCAAATATTTGAAAGGCATCCCGAAAGACAGCCGCGCCAATCTCAAAGGCTATCAATGGCTTCACAAGGATGTGAAAAATAAAGAAAGGCTCGCCCAAGTCCGCGCGCTGCAACCGATCGCAAAGAGCCTGGGATGCAGTCTCTCGCAACTCTCGATCGCATGGTGTCTCAAGAATCCAAACGTGAGCACGGTCATTTTGGGAGCGAGCCGCGTGGAACAGTTGCGCGAAAATCTCGGCGCCGAAAAGGTGGTTGCCAAACTGAACCCCAAGGTGATGGAAAAAATCGACAAGGTCTTCGGCGTTGTAAAAGACGAAGGCGACGATTAACGCACGTATCGCGCGGATGGATTCAGCCGGAAGAGTTCCTCCTTATCTCACCTGACGCAGAACGGCCCGAAGGGTCTCGTGAATCGGATTTGGTTTTTATCCGCTCCGGCGAGAGAGCGCGTAACATCACCTCCTTAACTCAGAAAAAACGCATGACTTTCGTCAGCCTCTTTCTCAGTGGAGGTTAATGTCTCCATGTACAATGAAATCGGACACAAGCAATAGGAATTCAAATCATACTATTCTCCATGGAGCATGAACATGAAACTCAATAAATTTGTCATCGGTGGACTGCTGATCCTTGGCGCGGTGGTGTTTCTGATCGCCAACGCCACCAAAGACGCTTCGCAATACTTCATGACGGTGGACGAACTCAAAGCGGAGGGACCCGCCATCGTCGACAAGAACCTGCGCGTTTCCGGCGCGGTGATCGGCGACACGATCCAATATGACCCTTCCACGCTGACCCTCACCTTCGAGGTGGCGCACGTTCCGGCGGAAGATGCCACACTAAAAGATGAGGGCGGGCTTGCCGAGGCGCTGCACCAGGCAACCATCGATCCCTCGCGTTCGCGCATGACGGTGGTGTACGTGGGCGTCAAGCCCGACCTGCTCCGCAACGAAGCGCAGGCAATCGTCACCGGGTATGTAGACGCGGAGGGAGTCTTCCATGCCGAGGAACTTCTGCTCAAATGCCCCACCCGCTACGAAGAAGCCGTGCCAGAGCAGGCTGGATAGATAAGGAAAACCTCACAGGCGCGAACGACCTGTGAGGTTTGTATCGAGGAGATTTAATGATCGCCAATCTTGGGCTTGGAATCCTGCTCGTCACATTTTTTGTCACTGTCTACAGCGCG contains:
- a CDS encoding peptide ABC transporter substrate-binding protein; this translates as MAKLKLRKLASALFAIVILSTITVASPRRASALQVDIPLDQALVLAGGESTNPRSYDPATTHTSGDKLVFSGLVSFDPNLNLTPDLAESWDISADGTVYTFHLRQNAKFHNGRAVTAQDVIYSWQRAASPAVASDTALTYLGDIVGVREMNAGQAESISGLVALDDHTLQVTIDAPKPYFLLKLTYATAFVLDKENVESGEEWYRAPNGTGPYRLAEWRRFEIMVYEANRDFYLGAPSIPYVVIQLYSGDDQRLYETGEVDIAGVYSIERFTDPSEPLHNELLTGVSLCTGYVNFDSTRPPFDDPKVRQAFTMAFDRQKFIDVVMNQRALPAKGLYPPALPGYSLSLKALPYDPERARQLLAESKYGGPDGLPPIVYTDGGTGTYINSDVAALAEMWEQNLGVTITIENLEPNFFTEQIYAGNHGQLFSGGWCADYPDPENFADVLFHTGSQQNGGGYSNPQLDALLEQARTERDVATRIALYQQAEQIIVDDAAALFTAHYLSYQLVKPYVKGYVYTPIDIPIERYMWLDGK
- a CDS encoding LysM peptidoglycan-binding domain-containing protein, coding for MQRTIPSIVLRAALSSFLLLTACAPQPMDSTPQPMPLTPFLTSTSIPLQTPVGLVPLTTPLPSPTPFTYTVQTGDTLGAIAEKFNLSLDDLQAANPEIDANSMSVGLVIKIPSNPENPSGDSTPTPAPFIVSQIECYPTVDKGMWCFVLARNDSNDMLENLSAQVTLVDSKNAVVASQTAWLVLNILPPNASAPMAVFFPPDVPFDAQPQTQVLTAIRLQAGDARYLPATVNNALAQVSAEGHSAQVSGMVLSQSQAATANQVWVAAVAYDDAGRVVGVRRWESVTSLPPGGSLSFNFFVSSVGGRIARVEFVVEARP
- a CDS encoding cytochrome c maturation protein CcmE → MKLNKFVIGGLLILGAVVFLIANATKDASQYFMTVDELKAEGPAIVDKNLRVSGAVIGDTIQYDPSTLTLTFEVAHVPAEDATLKDEGGLAEALHQATIDPSRSRMTVVYVGVKPDLLRNEAQAIVTGYVDAEGVFHAEELLLKCPTRYEEAVPEQAG
- a CDS encoding aldo/keto reductase → MNYRHLGRTGIRVSELSLGSWVTFKNQVDVDAAVELMAAAYDAGVNFFDNAETYAHGKSEEVMGAALKRLNWRRGSYLVTTKFFWGIHNNVNERNTLNRKRLIEGINGSLSRLQQEYVDVIYCHRADKTTPIEETVWAMHNIIEWGKAMYWGTSEWRPDEIVAAINIAEKHHLHKPITEQPEYNLFARNRFEKEYARVFQDYGYGTTIWSPLASGMLTGKYLKGIPKDSRANLKGYQWLHKDVKNKERLAQVRALQPIAKSLGCSLSQLSIAWCLKNPNVSTVILGASRVEQLRENLGAEKVVAKLNPKVMEKIDKVFGVVKDEGDD